A window from Candidatus Bathyarchaeota archaeon encodes these proteins:
- the purM gene encoding phosphoribosylformylglycinamidine cyclo-ligase: MPKTYTYTDAGVNRAQRHESKKALTTLKETYKHIGFGGIMRLPFGNLFPIDPDTFLDLQIEGVGTKVLVAELVDKYDTIGVDAVAMVVNDVIRSGAKPLALADNIHAVASEPKLVNAWLKGIIAGAEESECPIVNGETGDVAEIIRGIKPNSGFDMVASCIGKVERQDIITGESIKPGDPIIGLPSSGVHSNGITLVRKILFKQWGGKYDPTDIPEGLEREVGLEVLEPTKIYVKPLMQLAREVKIKGAVHITGDSYTKFNNLTAYSPGIGFKFDNFHPQPIFAVIQRTAAELGYTITDEEMFKTFNMGWGFGIIIDKADVDKAMNTLEQDSVEPQLIGTVTDKERVVEIEHQNKHMTLT; the protein is encoded by the coding sequence ATGCCCAAAACCTACACTTACACAGATGCAGGCGTCAACCGAGCGCAGCGCCACGAATCCAAAAAAGCCCTCACAACACTCAAAGAAACCTACAAGCACATAGGCTTTGGCGGCATAATGCGCCTACCCTTCGGCAACCTCTTCCCCATCGACCCAGACACGTTTTTGGACCTCCAAATAGAGGGCGTCGGCACCAAAGTCTTAGTCGCCGAACTGGTCGACAAATATGACACCATCGGAGTAGACGCTGTAGCCATGGTGGTAAACGACGTTATTCGCAGCGGCGCAAAACCCCTAGCGCTTGCCGACAACATTCATGCGGTAGCCAGTGAACCCAAACTCGTCAACGCATGGCTCAAAGGCATAATCGCAGGCGCCGAAGAATCCGAGTGCCCCATCGTGAATGGCGAAACTGGAGATGTTGCAGAAATTATCCGCGGCATCAAACCCAACTCAGGCTTTGATATGGTTGCTTCCTGCATTGGCAAGGTGGAGCGCCAAGACATCATCACTGGGGAGAGCATCAAACCCGGCGACCCCATCATCGGACTGCCCAGCAGCGGCGTGCACAGCAACGGCATCACGCTGGTCAGAAAAATCCTGTTTAAACAGTGGGGCGGCAAATACGACCCAACCGACATCCCCGAAGGCTTGGAGCGGGAAGTTGGGTTGGAAGTGTTGGAGCCCACAAAAATCTACGTCAAACCCCTCATGCAACTCGCGCGGGAAGTCAAAATCAAAGGCGCCGTCCACATCACAGGCGACTCCTACACCAAATTCAACAACCTCACAGCCTACTCACCCGGCATCGGCTTCAAATTTGACAACTTCCACCCGCAACCCATCTTCGCCGTTATCCAGAGGACAGCGGCTGAACTTGGCTACACCATCACCGACGAGGAAATGTTTAAGACATTTAACATGGGCTGGGGCTTCGGCATCATCATCGACAAAGCAGACGTTGACAAAGCCATGAATACATTGGAGCAGGACAGCGTTGAGCCGCAGTTGATAGGCACCGTAACCGACAAAGAACGCGTCGTAGAAATTGAGCACCAAAACAAACATATGACCCTAACGTAA
- the purS gene encoding phosphoribosylformylglycinamidine synthase subunit PurS produces the protein MKYAAKIEVSLKPGHSNPEGETTARLLLELGYKVQAVDVSKVYTVNLEAASAVEAKAKAEEMSKRLLANPTKDNYTISVVEQK, from the coding sequence ATGAAATACGCTGCTAAAATTGAAGTTAGCCTTAAACCGGGGCACAGCAACCCCGAAGGCGAAACCACCGCGCGACTACTTCTCGAACTCGGCTACAAAGTCCAAGCCGTAGATGTCAGCAAAGTCTACACCGTAAACCTCGAAGCTGCATCCGCCGTCGAGGCGAAGGCGAAGGCTGAAGAAATGAGCAAACGCCTACTCGCCAACCCAACCAAAGACAACTACACAATTAGCGTCGTTGAACAGAAATGA
- the purL gene encoding phosphoribosylformylglycinamidine synthase subunit PurL: MTDLYQKRGSAIEVAFAKATPQQLAEINSELALGFSPQELEAIQTYFQTENRNPTDLELQTISQTWSEHCCHKTFKGKIQLNGKTIQSLFKTYIAKATKQINAPWCVSVFEDNAGIVKFDKGYGIAAKVETHNHPSAVEPFGGAATGVGGVIRDILGVWADPIACTDVLGFGPLDYDYNKLPVGVKHPKYVYMGVTAGISAYGNNMGIPTVNGAIYFDDSYTGNVVVYCGCIGLLPLNKYVKTAKVGDYVVLAGGKTGRDGIHGVTFASAELTEKSEEISRPAVQIADPIEEEKVKRTVVEIRDLGLGSAVTDIGGGGLSSAVGETAERFNCGVSVDLAKVPLKYQGLTPWEIYISESQERMLLTVPPENLEQVMAIFEKEDVLANAIGKLTLQRRLELTYNGETVADINMEFMFNPCESTKTATIQTPNLTEPIFPEPADLTQTLLQLLSAPNIASKEAIIRTYDHEVKGNTLLKPLQGEYAGPNDAAVLKPVDDSIKGLVISSGMNPNYGKIDTYWMAASAIDEAIRNNLAVGGRRIALLDNFTWGNPEKPERLGSLVRACEACYDVATTFRTPFISGKDSLYNESPLGPITPTLLITAVGVIPDVSKTVSVDLKAAENHLYIVGDTYPELGGSEYYKLKGYLGNSVPKLHASKARKAYYNLTKAMGEGIVKSCHDLSEGGLAVAAAEMAFAGGLGLEIDLKAVPVKGVERSDFVLFSESNSRFLIEVAEEDRELFEELMGKYSALIGKVTQEQKLLIRGLNGKIVVDTSLEKLRRSWKQTLNPQEASQ, translated from the coding sequence ATGACCGACCTCTACCAGAAACGTGGCTCAGCCATAGAAGTTGCCTTTGCCAAAGCCACGCCGCAGCAGCTCGCCGAAATCAACAGCGAACTCGCCCTAGGATTTAGCCCACAAGAACTCGAAGCCATCCAAACCTACTTCCAAACCGAGAACCGCAACCCCACAGACTTAGAACTCCAAACCATTAGCCAAACATGGAGCGAACACTGCTGCCACAAAACGTTTAAAGGAAAAATCCAACTCAACGGCAAAACAATCCAGAGCCTCTTTAAAACCTACATCGCCAAAGCCACCAAACAAATCAACGCCCCATGGTGCGTAAGCGTCTTTGAAGACAACGCGGGCATCGTAAAATTCGACAAAGGCTACGGCATCGCAGCCAAAGTAGAAACTCACAATCACCCCTCAGCGGTGGAGCCGTTTGGCGGCGCAGCAACAGGTGTGGGCGGCGTCATCCGCGACATTTTGGGCGTCTGGGCAGATCCCATCGCATGCACCGATGTTCTGGGCTTTGGACCTCTAGATTACGATTACAATAAGCTCCCTGTAGGCGTTAAACACCCCAAATACGTCTACATGGGTGTCACGGCGGGGATTAGCGCGTATGGCAACAACATGGGCATTCCAACCGTTAATGGCGCCATATACTTTGATGACTCCTACACAGGCAACGTGGTGGTATACTGTGGCTGCATCGGACTCTTACCATTAAACAAATACGTCAAAACGGCTAAAGTCGGCGACTATGTGGTTTTGGCAGGCGGCAAAACAGGACGCGACGGCATCCACGGCGTCACCTTCGCCTCAGCTGAACTCACCGAGAAATCGGAGGAAATCAGTCGCCCCGCCGTCCAAATCGCAGACCCCATCGAAGAAGAAAAAGTCAAACGCACCGTCGTCGAAATCCGTGACTTAGGATTAGGCTCAGCCGTCACCGACATCGGAGGCGGCGGTTTATCTTCAGCTGTAGGCGAAACCGCGGAACGCTTCAACTGCGGCGTATCTGTTGACCTCGCCAAAGTCCCCCTCAAATATCAAGGGCTAACCCCATGGGAAATATACATCTCCGAATCCCAAGAACGCATGCTCCTCACCGTCCCCCCCGAAAATCTGGAACAGGTTATGGCGATTTTTGAAAAAGAAGACGTATTAGCCAACGCCATCGGCAAACTCACCCTGCAACGGCGCCTAGAACTCACCTACAACGGCGAAACCGTCGCAGACATCAACATGGAATTCATGTTTAACCCCTGCGAAAGCACCAAAACCGCAACCATCCAAACCCCCAACCTCACCGAACCCATCTTCCCAGAACCAGCCGACCTCACCCAAACGCTTTTGCAACTTCTCTCAGCACCCAACATTGCCAGCAAAGAAGCCATCATCCGAACCTACGACCATGAAGTTAAAGGCAACACACTCCTAAAACCCCTCCAAGGCGAATACGCAGGGCCCAACGACGCAGCCGTACTCAAACCCGTCGATGACTCCATTAAGGGCTTGGTCATTTCGTCGGGTATGAACCCTAATTATGGCAAAATCGACACTTACTGGATGGCTGCTTCCGCAATCGACGAAGCCATACGCAACAACCTTGCCGTGGGCGGTCGAAGAATCGCATTGCTGGACAATTTTACGTGGGGTAACCCAGAGAAACCCGAACGATTGGGCTCACTGGTCCGCGCCTGCGAAGCATGCTACGATGTAGCCACCACATTCCGAACGCCGTTCATATCAGGCAAAGACAGCCTCTATAACGAATCCCCCCTGGGACCAATCACTCCCACTCTACTCATCACAGCCGTCGGAGTTATCCCCGACGTAAGCAAAACCGTCTCAGTGGACCTCAAAGCCGCGGAGAACCATCTCTACATAGTCGGCGACACCTACCCTGAACTAGGCGGCAGCGAATACTACAAACTCAAAGGGTACCTCGGCAACTCTGTGCCTAAACTCCACGCATCCAAAGCCAGAAAAGCCTACTACAACCTCACCAAAGCCATGGGGGAAGGCATCGTGAAGTCCTGCCATGACCTCTCGGAGGGCGGTTTGGCGGTGGCGGCGGCGGAGATGGCGTTTGCAGGCGGCTTAGGCTTAGAAATCGACCTCAAAGCTGTACCCGTAAAAGGTGTTGAGCGAAGCGATTTTGTGCTGTTCTCAGAATCCAACAGCCGCTTCCTAATCGAGGTCGCAGAAGAAGACCGCGAACTCTTCGAAGAACTGATGGGCAAATACAGCGCCCTCATAGGCAAAGTAACCCAAGAGCAGAAACTACTCATCCGCGGCCTAAACGGCAAGATTGTGGTTGATACATCGCTGGAGAAGCTGCGACGTAGCTGGAAACAAACCCTAAACCCACAGGAGGCATCTCAATGA
- the purQ gene encoding phosphoribosylformylglycinamidine synthase subunit PurQ, whose product MNIEDIKVCVLRVGGTNCDAETQRAFQELGVQAETVQVSDMIKRRNLQDYQALVFPGGFSYGDYVRSGVIFARHLAANLGKEIEKFVDEGKPILGICNGFQILVEYGLLPGFDGISTYPQATLTTNEPAGFKCEWVYLKQENRGKCAFTANIPAGKTIQLPIAHGEGRLLFPKEKEEAILKKLIDQDMLVFRYCTKDGEAADGKYPTNPNGSFYDIAGICNKDGNIFGLMPHPERAVYWWQQPNWTSKPSTLKYGDGKLIFQSIIDKLTKTS is encoded by the coding sequence ATGAACATAGAAGACATCAAAGTCTGCGTACTCCGCGTAGGCGGAACCAACTGCGACGCCGAAACCCAACGCGCCTTCCAAGAACTAGGCGTACAAGCCGAAACCGTACAAGTCAGCGACATGATAAAACGCCGCAACCTCCAAGACTACCAAGCACTGGTCTTCCCAGGGGGCTTTAGCTACGGCGACTACGTACGCAGCGGCGTCATATTCGCACGGCATCTAGCAGCTAACTTGGGAAAAGAAATCGAAAAATTCGTCGACGAAGGCAAACCCATATTGGGCATCTGCAACGGCTTCCAAATCCTAGTCGAATACGGATTGCTCCCTGGATTTGACGGCATAAGCACCTACCCGCAAGCTACGCTTACCACCAACGAGCCAGCTGGCTTCAAATGCGAATGGGTCTACCTCAAACAGGAAAACCGCGGCAAATGCGCCTTCACCGCCAACATTCCAGCGGGCAAAACCATCCAGCTTCCCATAGCTCATGGCGAAGGCAGACTGCTCTTTCCCAAAGAAAAAGAAGAAGCAATCCTAAAGAAACTCATCGACCAAGACATGCTGGTGTTCCGCTACTGCACCAAAGACGGCGAAGCAGCAGACGGCAAATACCCCACCAACCCCAACGGCAGCTTCTATGACATTGCAGGCATATGCAACAAAGACGGCAACATCTTCGGACTCATGCCACATCCTGAACGTGCCGTGTACTGGTGGCAACAACCCAACTGGACAAGCAAACCCTCGACACTTAAGTATGGCGATGGCAAACTGATTTTCCAAAGCATCATCGACAAACTAACCAAAACAAGCTAA
- a CDS encoding right-handed parallel beta-helix repeat-containing protein, with the protein MEKVYVSLSKVLPIKQKQSSKLLVAALIVLLSTSAVLVFSNNSVSASSIIQDMIDLASDGDTISVPTGTYYGNIVVNKPLTLIGEDKENTIIEGEGSGHTIEVTANGVTISGFTVTNGGAAYPESGIFLNNVWDAVISDNIVQDNLGFGIFVMWGSNNKISNNVIMNCQTGIRVDGHDAPAVIEGNTIRFCDAGIFVYEARNVEVRDNSLVRNPISVEGNSRSINVKNNQISSTTEYGIQFYSSFDSVIESNTISVGEGDGIIVRGQSAFLTIKENEIYDNYIVTAAIALQDGSSNNDVVSNVITGNSGNDVGIIIENSGSLYNRITDNEISSHSTGIYLDQTCYAMVRGNDITVISAGGYRPTGIHGVGCQNTGILENGIQAEYGIYFEASSAISVVENILSACGVKGVYFDYCQNSWIAQNDIADGGIGIHVSGPEGSPAENNIIGNQLTNNEQAMILENTQTNTILGNNFADNSAGGALKLLAASSNTITQNNFSGDPFYISVSEDSASNNFDGNYWADFVAPAPYVIDFTQNIVDNSPLEYPAVYLPVHNTDTGANYATIQEAIDEASDGDLIEVDDGVYYEAVSIWKNVQLIGSSPVGSLVDGGGNVVFGTSTGTSDIVIQNFAITNGAEGIFLQSTSYAYVENNFIYSNKCPGIFEDQGSQNIISNNIVVNNQQTAVHISGSTDSLVSDNAIVYNRDHGMRLIDVVDSTVTGNAFEYNLFNGLGTELDCANLFITSNNMTRNWVNGLDMAHTTNSLVEYNNFTANGQDGAALFECSYVVLENNLAQLNGGIGIYIPASEDITVNANSITQSDMGLQIEGGRHNTATENEISDNNNGGLLVQSSSDNYIAFNTLTGNHGDNLQLSSNANNNQILNNIIQSSGAEGIRLIQSSIYNVVANNTVSGSGGDGIGIETFSNYNDILNNYVVNSGWYGIHPHGGVDDDNRLTGLNIIGNTVENSEIGIILTNAWHCQVYHNNLINNRVVQAASTDTSSDNLWDDGYPSGGNYWSDYTGEDRYYTVTQSVLGSDGIGDVPYTIDPANVDNYPLVNFFNPTTLTAFNYPSGQPLPVTVTSNVTITDVTSNLGTLNFTASGPSGELGYIRFILPIDANNTNLQLFIDNTPIEASSITIEKNSTHYFIYATFTLSSHEIGLLFAVPEYAYAGLVALIACFAAFGVYQQKTKIKIPKINKN; encoded by the coding sequence TTGGAGAAGGTTTACGTGTCCCTTTCTAAAGTCCTGCCCATAAAACAAAAACAATCCAGCAAACTCTTAGTTGCTGCATTGATTGTACTATTATCCACCTCCGCAGTTTTGGTTTTTTCCAATAACTCGGTATCAGCGTCATCAATCATCCAAGATATGATTGATTTAGCCTCCGATGGGGATACAATTTCTGTTCCTACGGGGACATATTACGGGAACATTGTAGTGAATAAGCCTCTAACCCTGATTGGCGAGGACAAAGAAAACACAATAATAGAGGGCGAAGGCAGCGGCCACACCATAGAAGTCACTGCGAATGGTGTAACCATCTCTGGCTTCACGGTCACAAATGGCGGTGCAGCCTACCCTGAATCGGGTATATTTCTCAACAACGTATGGGACGCCGTAATATCAGACAATATTGTGCAGGACAACTTGGGTTTCGGCATCTTTGTTATGTGGGGCTCTAATAACAAAATTTCCAATAACGTAATAATGAACTGCCAAACAGGTATACGTGTTGATGGTCATGATGCCCCTGCAGTGATTGAAGGCAACACAATCCGCTTCTGTGACGCCGGAATCTTTGTATACGAAGCCCGAAACGTAGAAGTACGCGATAACTCCTTGGTGAGAAATCCAATATCCGTAGAAGGAAACAGCCGATCAATAAACGTAAAAAACAACCAAATAAGTTCGACAACAGAATATGGTATTCAATTCTATTCATCATTTGATTCAGTAATTGAATCGAACACTATTTCAGTCGGTGAAGGCGACGGAATAATAGTGCGAGGACAAAGCGCGTTTCTAACCATCAAAGAAAACGAAATTTACGACAATTACATTGTTACTGCCGCAATAGCTCTGCAGGATGGCTCTTCTAACAATGACGTTGTAAGCAACGTTATAACTGGCAACTCCGGAAACGATGTCGGTATCATCATAGAAAACAGCGGATCTCTGTACAATCGTATCACTGATAACGAAATAAGCAGTCACAGTACAGGGATATACCTAGACCAAACTTGCTACGCTATGGTCAGAGGCAACGATATAACGGTGATTTCTGCAGGGGGATACCGTCCTACCGGAATCCACGGTGTTGGGTGTCAAAATACTGGAATTCTGGAAAACGGCATACAAGCAGAATATGGCATTTATTTCGAAGCTTCCTCGGCAATAAGTGTGGTGGAAAACATACTTTCTGCATGCGGCGTTAAGGGCGTCTACTTTGATTACTGCCAGAACAGCTGGATAGCCCAAAATGACATAGCCGACGGCGGTATAGGTATCCATGTTTCTGGTCCAGAAGGCAGTCCGGCCGAGAATAACATAATTGGAAATCAATTAACCAATAATGAACAAGCCATGATTCTTGAAAATACACAAACAAACACTATTTTAGGCAACAATTTCGCTGACAACAGTGCTGGGGGCGCTCTTAAATTACTAGCCGCTTCATCCAACACTATCACTCAAAACAATTTTTCAGGTGACCCCTTCTATATTTCAGTTTCAGAGGATTCGGCCTCTAACAACTTTGACGGCAACTACTGGGCTGACTTCGTTGCGCCTGCTCCATACGTGATCGACTTCACCCAAAACATCGTCGATAATTCGCCGCTTGAGTATCCAGCGGTTTATCTCCCAGTCCATAACACCGACACTGGTGCCAATTATGCTACGATTCAGGAGGCAATTGATGAAGCCTCAGACGGAGACCTCATCGAGGTAGACGATGGCGTTTATTATGAAGCTGTGTCAATATGGAAAAACGTGCAACTTATCGGTTCAAGCCCTGTTGGTAGCTTAGTGGATGGCGGCGGAAACGTGGTCTTCGGAACCTCCACCGGAACCAGCGACATTGTTATACAAAACTTTGCCATAACCAACGGCGCTGAAGGAATTTTCCTTCAATCAACCTCTTATGCTTATGTAGAAAACAACTTTATCTACAGCAACAAATGTCCCGGCATCTTTGAGGACCAAGGCTCACAAAACATCATCTCCAACAACATTGTGGTGAATAATCAGCAGACCGCCGTTCACATAAGTGGCTCCACTGATTCTCTAGTAAGCGACAACGCCATTGTGTACAATCGTGACCACGGAATGCGCCTCATTGACGTGGTTGATTCAACGGTTACAGGAAATGCGTTCGAATACAATTTGTTCAATGGTTTAGGAACAGAACTTGACTGCGCCAACCTATTCATCACTTCAAACAACATGACTAGAAACTGGGTGAATGGTCTTGACATGGCGCACACAACTAACTCACTAGTGGAATACAATAACTTTACAGCCAACGGACAAGATGGGGCTGCGTTGTTTGAGTGTTCATATGTCGTCTTAGAGAACAATTTAGCACAACTGAACGGTGGCATAGGCATATACATCCCCGCCTCAGAGGACATCACCGTAAATGCTAACAGCATAACGCAAAGTGATATGGGGCTTCAAATCGAAGGCGGCCGCCACAATACTGCAACTGAAAACGAAATATCTGACAATAATAATGGCGGCCTTTTAGTTCAATCATCATCTGACAATTACATTGCTTTCAACACATTAACTGGAAACCATGGCGACAACCTCCAGCTGTCATCTAACGCTAACAACAACCAAATACTCAACAACATCATCCAATCAAGCGGCGCCGAAGGAATACGCCTTATTCAAAGCTCGATATACAACGTTGTAGCCAACAATACCGTTTCTGGAAGTGGAGGCGACGGCATCGGAATCGAAACCTTCTCGAACTACAACGACATACTAAACAATTACGTGGTCAATAGCGGTTGGTATGGTATTCACCCCCATGGCGGAGTGGATGACGATAACCGTCTAACTGGCTTAAACATCATCGGTAACACCGTAGAAAATAGTGAAATAGGCATTATATTGACAAACGCTTGGCACTGTCAGGTTTACCACAATAACCTCATAAACAACCGAGTTGTTCAAGCCGCCTCAACTGATACTTCATCCGATAACCTCTGGGATGACGGTTACCCCTCAGGCGGAAACTACTGGAGCGACTACACAGGCGAAGACAGATACTACACCGTAACGCAGAGTGTCCTTGGAAGCGACGGCATAGGAGACGTACCCTACACTATTGACCCCGCTAACGTTGATAACTATCCCTTGGTTAACTTCTTCAACCCAACAACACTGACGGCATTCAACTACCCAAGCGGACAACCGCTACCTGTTACCGTCACAAGCAACGTAACCATCACCGACGTAACCTCAAACCTTGGAACCTTAAACTTCACCGCAAGCGGACCCAGCGGCGAACTCGGCTACATACGCTTTATACTCCCCATAGACGCAAACAACACAAACCTACAACTATTCATCGACAACACCCCCATAGAAGCCTCATCCATCACCATCGAAAAGAACAGCACCCACTACTTCATCTACGCAACATTCACCCTCAGCAGCCATGAAATCGGTTTGCTCTTCGCGGTTCCAGAATATGCTTACGCAGGTTTAGTGGCTTTGATTGCCTGCTTTGCAGCCTTCGGAGTTTACCAACAGAAAACAAAAATTAAAATCCCAAAAATAAACAAAAATTAA
- a CDS encoding carbohydrate kinase family protein: MTKFDVIGFGALNVDTLLKVDKIAGAEEESFIHDYAEVCGGSAANTVVGLARLGCKVGFIGKVADDHEGKLQLECFKAEGVDTDGITVSPKGKSGVCLGFVDKKGARALYINPGVNDSIEFRELQANYVTQTLIVHLSSFVGEKSFRTQKKLMSFLPDTVKVSFDPGSLYAQKGRSAIEPLIQNSFVMMPNSVELELITGTSDIPAGAQMLLDMGVKIVAVKLGDKGCYVTNGEEKKTIPPYKVQAVDTTGAGDAFNAGFLYGLINNKTLFECGQLGNFVASRSVIKMGAREGLPYKTDLVVI, encoded by the coding sequence ATGACAAAATTTGACGTAATCGGTTTTGGCGCCCTAAACGTCGATACCCTGCTTAAAGTCGACAAAATAGCGGGTGCCGAAGAAGAGAGCTTCATCCATGACTACGCGGAAGTTTGCGGTGGCTCAGCAGCCAATACCGTGGTCGGTTTGGCGCGGTTGGGCTGCAAAGTCGGTTTCATCGGTAAAGTCGCTGATGATCATGAAGGTAAACTTCAACTTGAATGCTTTAAAGCCGAGGGCGTGGACACTGACGGCATAACCGTTTCGCCAAAGGGTAAAAGCGGTGTCTGTCTGGGATTTGTGGACAAAAAAGGCGCACGCGCCCTCTACATAAACCCCGGCGTCAACGACAGCATAGAATTTCGCGAACTCCAAGCCAACTACGTTACTCAAACCCTAATTGTGCATCTGTCGAGTTTTGTGGGCGAAAAATCTTTCCGAACACAAAAAAAACTCATGAGCTTTTTGCCTGACACTGTAAAAGTCAGCTTTGACCCTGGTTCACTATATGCCCAGAAAGGTCGGTCAGCGATTGAACCCCTAATCCAAAATTCCTTTGTCATGATGCCTAACTCTGTGGAACTTGAGCTTATCACTGGCACGTCAGATATCCCTGCAGGCGCACAAATGCTGCTTGATATGGGCGTCAAGATTGTCGCTGTTAAACTTGGCGATAAGGGCTGCTACGTCACCAACGGCGAGGAAAAGAAGACGATACCGCCCTACAAGGTTCAAGCAGTGGACACTACAGGCGCTGGAGACGCATTCAACGCGGGCTTCCTCTATGGCTTAATCAACAACAAAACCCTCTTTGAATGCGGGCAGTTGGGTAATTTTGTGGCTTCACGAAGCGTAATCAAGATGGGTGCACGTGAGGGGTTGCCCTACAAAACTGATTTAGTTGTAATTTAG